In Prosthecochloris sp. GSB1, the following proteins share a genomic window:
- a CDS encoding YihY family inner membrane protein produces MTELLKEKTGRYWNALRTFMFFLWKNFMQDRVLLSAGSLAFQTLLSIVPLMAVILSVLSISPVFESFKRNVEDFILQNFVPASGVMVREYFWEFISNTTSVPTVGGIFLFLIALFLISTIDHTINQIWDVHAPRKLIQGFTLYWTVLTVGPIIIGTGLFASSYVWYTVFTEGPLLEVRTRILSYLPLVNSFLAFFLLYMLVPNRRVRFVHAAWGALLATLLFELSKKWFSFYVTSFATFEHIYGALSVVPLLFFWIYLIWVVALTGAEFVYCLGAMKPEVKERPEFRPLNGMRDVLEVLEHIWLGQQAGEYVNLKKTVRLGNGFDGSKAREIIDYLIRSNHVHVTADGGLALSADIHTLSLYDLYSTMPPELAGGGSGGEGAANEDGCRLDELEDNVRECLRRTMHDPVACFMNTAGERR; encoded by the coding sequence ATGACGGAACTTCTGAAGGAAAAAACGGGCCGTTACTGGAACGCCCTGCGTACGTTCATGTTCTTTCTGTGGAAAAATTTCATGCAGGACAGGGTGCTTCTGAGCGCCGGTTCGCTGGCTTTCCAGACCCTGCTGTCCATCGTGCCGCTGATGGCGGTCATCCTCTCCGTGCTGAGTATTTCCCCGGTATTCGAGTCGTTCAAGCGAAACGTGGAAGACTTTATCCTGCAGAATTTCGTGCCGGCTTCCGGCGTGATGGTCAGGGAGTATTTCTGGGAGTTCATCAGCAATACCACTTCGGTGCCTACCGTGGGAGGAATTTTCCTCTTCCTCATCGCGTTGTTCCTCATCTCGACCATCGATCACACCATCAACCAGATATGGGACGTGCACGCGCCCCGCAAGCTCATCCAGGGCTTTACCCTTTACTGGACGGTGCTTACGGTGGGGCCAATCATCATCGGGACCGGGCTGTTCGCCAGCTCATACGTCTGGTATACGGTGTTCACCGAAGGTCCTTTGCTGGAAGTGCGCACCCGCATCCTTTCCTATCTGCCCCTGGTCAACTCTTTCCTTGCGTTTTTCCTGCTCTACATGCTCGTGCCGAACCGGCGCGTCCGTTTCGTTCATGCAGCCTGGGGAGCCCTTCTGGCGACGCTGCTTTTCGAGCTTTCGAAAAAGTGGTTTTCGTTCTACGTCACCAGCTTCGCGACTTTCGAGCACATATACGGGGCCCTGTCGGTCGTTCCGCTGCTGTTTTTCTGGATCTACCTCATCTGGGTCGTCGCGCTTACCGGTGCTGAATTTGTCTACTGTCTCGGAGCGATGAAACCGGAAGTAAAGGAGCGGCCTGAATTCCGTCCCTTGAACGGCATGCGCGATGTGCTCGAGGTCCTCGAGCATATCTGGCTGGGACAGCAGGCGGGAGAATACGTCAACCTGAAAAAGACCGTGCGCCTCGGCAACGGTTTCGACGGGTCGAAAGCGAGGGAGATCATTGATTACCTGATTCGGAGCAATCACGTGCACGTTACCGCCGACGGCGGCCTGGCGTTGAGCGCCGATATCCATACCCTTTCACTCTACGATCTCTATTCGACGATGCCGCCCGAACTTGCCGGTGGAGGCTCCGGGGGGGAGGGCGCGGCGAACGAGGACGGGTGCCGTCTCGACGAGCTGGAGGACAATGTCCGCGAATGTTTACGCAGAACCATGCACGATCCGGTGGCCTGCTTCATGAATACCGCCGGGGAAAGGCGTTGA
- the dnaX gene encoding DNA polymerase III subunit gamma/tau, which yields MSYQVIARKYRPRKFAEITAQEHITRTIQNSLRLGRVGHGYIFSGLRGVGKTTAARVFAKAVNCSRMIEDPVYLKDVTEPCGECESCRDFDSGSSLNISEFDAASNNSVDDIRLLRENVRYGPQKGRYRVYIIDEVHMLSTAAFNAFLKTLEEPPPHAIFIFATTELHKIPATISSRCQRFNFKRIPLPEIEAQLRSICEAESLDVEEDALQLVGRKAQGSMRDAQSILDQVIAFAIEREGDRTIRYETVAELLNYIDDDHFFAVTDAASANDPKKMLETARFVIDNGYDEQDFLEKLIEHLRNFLVIHNLRSARLIERPDPVRERYMTEARLFSPAVLMRMIDLLLQASRELRFQFEYQFRFELVLLKLVGIVHPSVEPQEDVHMTRDASPCGGPQKKSP from the coding sequence ATGAGTTATCAGGTCATCGCGCGAAAATACCGGCCTCGGAAGTTTGCCGAGATTACGGCGCAGGAACATATCACCCGAACCATCCAGAACTCCCTCCGCCTCGGCAGGGTGGGTCACGGTTACATCTTTTCGGGACTTCGAGGCGTCGGCAAGACCACCGCGGCGAGGGTGTTCGCAAAGGCGGTCAACTGCAGCCGCATGATCGAGGATCCCGTCTACCTGAAGGATGTTACGGAACCCTGCGGCGAATGCGAGAGCTGCCGCGATTTCGATTCCGGTTCGAGTCTCAATATTTCCGAATTCGACGCAGCGTCGAACAACAGCGTGGACGACATCAGGCTGTTGCGCGAAAACGTTCGTTACGGGCCGCAGAAAGGTCGTTACAGGGTCTATATCATCGACGAGGTGCACATGCTTTCCACCGCGGCCTTCAACGCGTTTCTCAAGACGCTCGAAGAGCCTCCGCCGCACGCTATCTTCATTTTCGCGACGACCGAACTGCACAAGATTCCCGCGACCATCTCCTCCCGCTGCCAGCGGTTCAATTTCAAGCGAATTCCCCTGCCGGAGATCGAAGCCCAGCTCCGTTCCATCTGCGAAGCGGAGAGCCTCGACGTGGAGGAAGACGCCCTGCAGCTCGTCGGCCGCAAGGCGCAAGGATCGATGCGCGACGCGCAGAGCATTCTCGACCAGGTTATCGCATTCGCCATCGAACGGGAGGGCGACCGGACAATCCGCTACGAAACGGTCGCCGAGCTTCTGAACTATATCGATGACGACCACTTTTTCGCCGTTACCGACGCAGCGTCGGCGAACGATCCGAAAAAGATGCTCGAAACGGCCCGGTTCGTCATAGACAACGGTTATGACGAACAGGATTTTCTCGAAAAGCTCATCGAGCACCTGCGCAACTTTCTCGTCATTCACAATCTGCGCTCGGCCCGTCTGATCGAGCGTCCCGACCCCGTTCGCGAGCGTTACATGACCGAGGCCCGTCTTTTCAGTCCAGCGGTGCTCATGCGGATGATCGATCTGTTGCTCCAGGCCAGCAGGGAACTCAGGTTCCAGTTCGAGTATCAGTTCCGTTTCGAACTCGTGCTGCTCAAGCTGGTCGGGATCGTCCATCCTTCGGTGGAGCCGCAAGAGGACGTTCACATGACACGCGACGCGTCTCCTTGCGGGGGACCTCAAAAAAAAAGCCCTTAG
- a CDS encoding DNA polymerase III subunit gamma/tau, which translates to MEETPASGRQQGSGSLDFSSWRDKFAKFAKSGVSRTAAPSRHETVDDAVPVRQFRGVAEVEKFRVEWKQFLDHLLKKNLKVIVTHLRVCELSSFSDGTLYIGCARRFSYEELLQDISLLAAEFEDFYGIPVKLGIFHDEEKDANTKEQTIFTIFRELSEQNEVVRFIVREFGGELVY; encoded by the coding sequence GTGGAAGAAACGCCCGCCTCCGGCCGGCAGCAGGGGTCGGGATCGCTCGATTTCAGTTCGTGGCGGGACAAGTTCGCGAAATTCGCCAAAAGCGGCGTCAGCCGGACAGCTGCGCCCTCTCGCCATGAGACTGTCGACGATGCAGTTCCGGTCCGGCAATTCCGCGGAGTAGCAGAGGTGGAGAAGTTCAGGGTCGAGTGGAAACAGTTTCTCGATCATCTGCTGAAGAAGAACCTCAAGGTGATCGTGACCCATCTCCGGGTCTGCGAACTCAGTTCATTTTCCGACGGGACGCTCTACATCGGCTGCGCCAGAAGATTTTCCTACGAGGAACTGCTGCAGGACATCTCGCTTCTTGCCGCCGAGTTCGAGGATTTTTACGGTATCCCGGTCAAGCTCGGTATTTTTCACGATGAGGAAAAGGACGCGAATACGAAGGAACAGACCATTTTCACCATTTTCAGGGAGCTGTCGGAGCAGAACGAGGTCGTCAGGTTCATCGTGCGGGAGTTCGGAGGTGAACTCGTCTACTGA
- the aspS gene encoding aspartate--tRNA ligase — translation MSAAAGNRDVLQNRFRSHLCGLLDTGYENRRVRMSGWMHRKRDHGGLIFIDLRDHSGICQLIVQPEKEELFLKVERLHAESVITVEGTVVRRSPETVNPRLPSGEIEVVLDDVQVESYAAPLPFPVADEMQTSEELRLTYRFLDLRRERLHQNIVFRSRLISKVRRYLEERDFMEIQTPILTASSPEGARDFLVPSRLHPGKFYALPQAPQQFKQLLMVSGFPRYFQIAPCFRDEDARADRSPGEFYQIDMEMAFIEQDDLFEILEGMFRFLVETMSAKRIAQFPFPRLGYRDVMNRFGSDKPDLRVPLEIQDVTDLFTNSAFKVFAANTREGSCVKAMVLKGRGTESRQFYDKAERRAKELGAPGLAYVQFREEGPKGPIVKFLSENELESLRERLSAETGDVVFFGAGKWERTCKIMGGIREYFSALFELDGDELSFCWIVDFPMYEYDEASKKIDFSHNPFSMPQGEMEALETMDPLDILAYQYDIVCNGIELSSGAIRNHRPDIMYRAFEIAGYTREEVDKRFGHMIEAFRMGAPPHGGIAPGLDRLAMILRDEQNIREVIAFPMNQQAEDLMMSAPSDVSPEQLRELCLKLELPQEEKNP, via the coding sequence ATGAGCGCAGCCGCAGGAAACAGAGACGTTTTACAGAACCGATTCCGTTCGCATCTTTGCGGACTTCTCGATACGGGATACGAAAACCGGCGGGTCAGGATGTCCGGCTGGATGCACCGCAAGAGGGATCACGGGGGCCTGATCTTCATAGATCTTCGCGATCACAGCGGAATCTGCCAGTTGATCGTCCAGCCCGAAAAAGAGGAGCTTTTCCTGAAAGTCGAGCGCCTGCATGCGGAATCCGTGATTACCGTCGAGGGAACAGTCGTCAGGCGCTCCCCCGAGACCGTCAATCCGCGTCTTCCTTCCGGCGAGATAGAGGTCGTGCTCGACGACGTGCAGGTTGAAAGCTATGCCGCCCCGTTGCCGTTTCCGGTCGCCGACGAGATGCAGACGTCCGAGGAACTGCGCCTGACCTATCGCTTTCTCGATCTGCGCCGTGAAAGATTGCATCAGAACATCGTGTTTCGCAGCCGCCTGATCAGCAAGGTGCGCCGTTATCTCGAGGAGCGGGATTTCATGGAGATCCAGACACCGATCCTGACGGCGAGCTCCCCCGAGGGAGCAAGGGATTTCCTCGTGCCGAGCAGGCTTCATCCGGGGAAATTCTACGCGCTTCCCCAGGCACCTCAGCAGTTCAAGCAGCTCCTCATGGTTTCCGGCTTTCCGCGGTATTTCCAGATCGCGCCCTGCTTCCGTGACGAGGACGCCCGCGCCGACAGGAGCCCGGGAGAGTTCTACCAGATAGACATGGAGATGGCTTTCATCGAGCAGGACGACCTGTTCGAAATCCTCGAAGGCATGTTCAGGTTTCTCGTCGAAACAATGAGCGCGAAGCGCATTGCGCAATTCCCTTTCCCAAGGCTCGGTTACCGCGATGTCATGAACCGTTTCGGCTCCGACAAGCCCGACCTGCGCGTACCGCTGGAAATCCAGGATGTTACCGATCTTTTCACGAACTCCGCCTTCAAGGTGTTCGCGGCAAATACCCGCGAGGGCAGTTGCGTCAAGGCCATGGTCCTGAAAGGACGCGGGACGGAATCACGGCAGTTTTACGATAAGGCAGAGCGGCGGGCCAAGGAGCTGGGAGCGCCTGGACTCGCCTACGTGCAGTTCAGGGAAGAAGGGCCCAAGGGGCCGATCGTCAAATTCCTCTCGGAAAACGAGCTCGAATCACTGAGGGAGCGCCTCTCGGCAGAAACCGGGGACGTCGTTTTCTTCGGCGCGGGCAAATGGGAGCGCACCTGCAAGATCATGGGCGGCATCAGGGAGTATTTTTCCGCTCTTTTCGAGCTTGACGGCGACGAGCTTTCGTTCTGCTGGATCGTCGATTTCCCCATGTACGAGTATGACGAGGCGTCGAAGAAAATCGATTTCTCGCATAATCCCTTTTCCATGCCGCAGGGAGAGATGGAGGCGCTCGAAACCATGGATCCCCTCGACATTCTCGCCTACCAGTACGATATCGTCTGCAACGGCATCGAGTTGTCCAGCGGCGCGATCAGGAATCACCGTCCGGATATCATGTACCGGGCGTTCGAGATCGCGGGTTACACCAGGGAAGAGGTCGACAAGCGCTTCGGCCATATGATCGAAGCGTTCCGAATGGGCGCTCCTCCGCACGGCGGCATAGCTCCCGGCCTCGACCGCCTGGCCATGATCCTGCGCGACGAACAGAATATTCGCGAAGTCATCGCTTTTCCCATGAACCAGCAGGCCGAGGACCTGATGATGTCCGCGCCCTCTGACGTGTCGCCGGAACAGCTTCGCGAACTTTGTCTGAAGCTGGAGCTTCCGCAGGAAGAAAAAAATCCCTGA
- a CDS encoding glycosyltransferase family 10 domain-containing protein gives MHVRIVGNWSSPDLLRQSPGGRGEWNGVRFSTRPGEEADFVLVFNTVTEKTEVACPPEHVWAVMQEPFVPGVFDWMIEGHRRYARVYTHHLFSEKPKYFRSHPAVPWHVDRTYDQLVGMKAPGKTRAISWITSDKRVFPGHRLRMRFLDHIRSRPSPDIDLFGRGIDVIGDKWDGLAPYRYSLAVENGSHDDYWTEKIADCFLAWTLPFYYGSPNLEKYFPERSFIRIDIEKPDEALEIIREAVRNDEWGRRFDAICEARERYLRELQFFPLFSRRIREAFRNRDPRPLQLEPYRRSPLRFVSLKARRASVRVKRFLAP, from the coding sequence ATGCATGTCAGGATAGTCGGAAACTGGTCTTCGCCCGACCTGCTTCGCCAGAGTCCAGGCGGCAGAGGCGAATGGAACGGGGTGCGCTTCAGCACCCGGCCGGGCGAGGAAGCCGATTTCGTGCTGGTTTTCAACACCGTCACGGAAAAAACCGAAGTCGCCTGTCCGCCGGAACATGTCTGGGCGGTCATGCAGGAGCCCTTCGTGCCTGGTGTTTTCGATTGGATGATCGAGGGGCACCGACGCTACGCCCGGGTCTATACACATCACCTGTTTTCTGAAAAGCCGAAATACTTCCGTTCCCATCCTGCGGTTCCCTGGCATGTCGACAGGACATACGACCAGCTCGTCGGCATGAAAGCGCCGGGCAAGACGCGCGCGATTTCCTGGATCACGAGCGACAAGCGGGTTTTTCCCGGCCACCGGCTGCGGATGCGCTTCCTGGACCATATCCGGAGTCGGCCGTCTCCGGATATCGACCTTTTCGGCAGAGGCATCGACGTGATCGGCGACAAGTGGGACGGTCTGGCCCCGTACCGCTATTCCCTCGCGGTCGAGAACGGCAGCCACGACGATTACTGGACGGAGAAAATCGCGGACTGTTTCCTTGCCTGGACGCTTCCCTTCTACTACGGGAGTCCCAACCTGGAGAAGTACTTTCCCGAACGCTCCTTTATCCGTATCGATATCGAAAAGCCCGACGAGGCGCTGGAGATTATCCGCGAAGCGGTTCGGAACGACGAGTGGGGGAGGCGTTTCGACGCCATATGCGAGGCTCGCGAGCGTTACCTGCGGGAATTGCAGTTCTTTCCCCTGTTTTCCCGTCGCATCCGTGAAGCTTTCCGGAATCGGGACCCGCGTCCCCTCCAGCTCGAACCGTACCGTCGTTCTCCGCTCAGGTTCGTTTCCCTCAAGGCCCGAAGGGCGTCGGTCAGGGTAAAGCGATTCCTCGCCCCTTAG
- a CDS encoding class I SAM-dependent methyltransferase gives MSYIHSYSSSERKRLLEQAAFLEPYFYQPISFAPGGTLLEIGCGVGAQIRLMLDRFAPSSIAGVDREPAQLEHALANLADEVQIGKVELFRADGDDLPFDDDTFDGAYVFFVFEHMTDPTPVMREIRRVLKPGGKLYCTEVVNRSLYAWPQSPEIEAYWHAFNSLQRKLGGNPDVGLHLASACIEASLDVRSFQPVPVMMDRRMTGEIERRHFLDMWERCLLSGASALLEHGIIEPETPERVSAAFEKMRNDPETIFHYDARQVLAVKELSPE, from the coding sequence ATGTCCTACATTCATTCCTATTCCTCATCCGAGCGAAAGCGTCTGCTCGAACAGGCTGCATTCCTTGAACCGTACTTCTACCAGCCGATCTCTTTCGCTCCGGGCGGCACGCTGCTTGAAATCGGCTGCGGAGTCGGGGCGCAGATACGCCTGATGCTCGACCGCTTCGCGCCATCAAGCATCGCCGGGGTGGATCGCGAACCGGCTCAACTCGAACACGCCCTCGCCAATCTGGCCGACGAAGTACAGATCGGCAAGGTTGAACTGTTCAGGGCCGACGGCGACGACCTGCCGTTCGACGACGATACATTCGACGGGGCATACGTCTTTTTCGTGTTCGAGCACATGACCGATCCGACTCCGGTCATGCGCGAGATACGACGCGTGCTCAAACCGGGGGGAAAGCTCTATTGCACGGAAGTGGTCAACCGTTCGCTCTACGCGTGGCCGCAGAGCCCGGAAATCGAGGCGTACTGGCATGCGTTCAACTCCCTCCAGCGGAAACTCGGCGGCAATCCCGACGTCGGCCTGCATCTTGCCTCTGCCTGTATCGAGGCAAGCCTGGACGTCCGCTCGTTCCAGCCGGTCCCCGTCATGATGGACAGGCGAATGACCGGTGAAATCGAACGACGCCATTTCCTCGACATGTGGGAACGCTGCCTTCTCAGCGGCGCGTCAGCGCTGCTCGAACACGGTATAATCGAGCCTGAAACGCCCGAAAGGGTTTCGGCAGCGTTCGAAAAGATGCGAAACGACCCGGAAACGATTTTTCACTATGACGCCCGGCAGGTGCTGGCCGTGAAAGAGCTTTCACCGGAGTGA
- a CDS encoding radical SAM/SPASM domain-containing protein codes for MHFEGFPIVVGFELTLACNLECRHCASSATQHRRSRELSTDEALQICDQFPDLFVQEVDLTGGEPLLRTDWPAIARHLHDLCIPVRMVTNGLLLKRNAKKIADSGLTTVGVSLDGLERTHDHIRKRPGLFRQIVEGIETALRMGVPVAVITAVNDMNVGELPALRSFLRTLGVEHWQVQPTFSIGRARTSNLVLSDSTYLDMGEFIHGHRMACNDSAIGIVPADGVGYFTDLDSRELPWKGCSAGISSCGITSDGHLKGCLSLPDTFREGSLREREFWDIWFDEKSFGYNRRFSPEKLGENCENCDFGEQCKGGCSVMSYAATGALHNDPYCFQRLNSPAARQDSLLPRDEPRNG; via the coding sequence ATGCATTTCGAAGGCTTCCCAATCGTCGTAGGGTTTGAACTGACGCTGGCCTGTAATCTCGAGTGCAGGCATTGCGCGTCGTCTGCGACACAACACCGCCGAAGTCGCGAACTCTCTACAGACGAAGCGCTGCAGATCTGTGACCAGTTTCCCGATCTTTTCGTACAGGAAGTGGACCTGACGGGAGGCGAGCCTCTTCTGCGAACCGACTGGCCTGCCATCGCCCGTCACCTGCACGATCTTTGTATCCCTGTGAGAATGGTCACAAACGGCCTTCTATTGAAAAGAAACGCGAAAAAAATCGCCGACTCCGGACTGACGACGGTCGGCGTAAGCCTCGACGGACTCGAACGGACACACGACCATATACGAAAACGCCCCGGCCTGTTCAGGCAAATCGTGGAAGGAATCGAGACCGCTCTGCGCATGGGCGTTCCGGTAGCGGTCATCACTGCCGTCAACGACATGAACGTCGGCGAACTTCCCGCCCTGCGCTCCTTCCTGCGAACGCTGGGCGTCGAACATTGGCAGGTGCAGCCTACCTTTTCCATCGGACGCGCCAGAACAAGCAATCTCGTCCTTTCCGATTCCACGTATCTCGACATGGGAGAATTCATTCACGGGCACAGAATGGCCTGCAACGACAGCGCCATAGGCATAGTGCCGGCCGACGGAGTGGGGTATTTCACCGATCTGGACTCCCGCGAACTGCCGTGGAAAGGATGCTCCGCCGGAATTTCCTCATGCGGAATAACGAGCGACGGACATCTCAAGGGATGCCTGTCTCTCCCGGACACATTCCGGGAAGGCAGTCTACGGGAAAGAGAATTCTGGGATATATGGTTCGACGAAAAATCCTTCGGCTACAACCGCAGGTTCTCGCCGGAAAAGCTTGGAGAAAACTGCGAAAACTGCGATTTCGGCGAACAGTGCAAGGGTGGCTGCTCGGTCATGTCCTATGCGGCTACCGGCGCGCTGCACAACGACCCGTACTGTTTCCAGCGCCTGAACTCCCCCGCTGCCCGGCAAGATTCACTCCTGCCGCGGGACGAGCCGCGAAACGGTTGA
- a CDS encoding B12-binding domain-containing radical SAM protein — protein MQIDQSEAPFHAETTIRSENGLKRFAAEQKSRKKWLLVQPVSTTSMMVDSGSVSMPLNLLMVATLAGELFDITFLDERLGDTIPEDLSGFDVVAITSRTLNASKAYAIGDAAKKQGKIVILGGVHPTMLNDEAREHSTSVVYGEIESVWPELATDVILGKMKPVYRAEALKPMGSMHRPEFSYALQSPRSKKYSALIPILATKGCPVGCNFCTTPTIYGKNYRYREIELVLDEMRYHQERLGKRKINFSFMDDNISFRPAYFMELLEEMAKLGVRWNANISMNFLHKPEIAELAGRSGCDLMSIGFESLNPETLKSVHKGSNRLDNYETVVGNLHKNGVAIQGYFMFGFDNDSEESFQMTYDFIMKNQIEFPVFSLVTPFPGTPYFDEMKPRLRHFDWDKYDTYHYMFEPNSMSGEKLLENFIKLQKEVYKGRAIMRRMKGKPLNWVWFANYMMHRFTKKLTPEMFL, from the coding sequence ATGCAGATCGATCAGTCTGAGGCGCCCTTTCACGCAGAAACCACCATCCGTTCGGAAAACGGCCTCAAGCGATTTGCCGCGGAACAGAAATCACGCAAGAAATGGCTGTTGGTCCAGCCGGTCAGCACCACGAGCATGATGGTCGATTCCGGCAGCGTCAGCATGCCCCTCAACCTGCTGATGGTGGCCACGCTCGCCGGCGAACTCTTCGACATCACCTTCCTTGACGAACGTCTCGGCGACACCATTCCCGAAGACCTTTCCGGCTTCGATGTCGTGGCGATCACCTCGCGCACGCTCAACGCGTCGAAAGCATACGCCATTGGTGACGCCGCGAAAAAACAGGGCAAAATCGTCATTCTCGGCGGAGTCCATCCGACGATGCTGAACGACGAAGCCCGAGAGCACAGCACGAGCGTCGTCTACGGCGAGATAGAATCCGTCTGGCCGGAACTGGCGACGGACGTCATCCTCGGGAAGATGAAACCTGTCTACAGGGCCGAGGCCCTCAAACCCATGGGTTCCATGCACCGCCCCGAATTCAGTTACGCTCTCCAGTCGCCTCGTTCGAAAAAATACAGCGCCCTCATTCCCATACTCGCCACGAAGGGCTGCCCCGTAGGCTGCAACTTCTGCACGACGCCGACAATCTACGGAAAGAATTACCGTTACCGGGAAATCGAACTCGTGCTTGACGAAATGCGTTACCACCAGGAGCGCCTCGGCAAGCGGAAAATCAATTTCTCCTTCATGGATGACAACATCAGCTTCAGGCCCGCTTACTTCATGGAGCTGCTGGAAGAGATGGCGAAACTCGGCGTTCGGTGGAACGCGAACATCTCGATGAACTTCCTGCACAAGCCGGAAATCGCCGAACTCGCCGGCCGTTCAGGCTGCGACCTGATGAGCATCGGGTTCGAATCGCTCAATCCCGAAACCCTCAAAAGCGTCCACAAGGGTTCCAACAGGCTCGACAACTACGAAACCGTCGTCGGCAACCTGCACAAGAACGGCGTGGCCATACAGGGCTATTTCATGTTCGGCTTCGACAACGACAGCGAGGAAAGCTTCCAGATGACCTACGACTTCATCATGAAGAACCAGATCGAGTTTCCGGTCTTCTCGCTCGTCACGCCCTTCCCCGGCACCCCGTATTTCGACGAAATGAAACCGAGGCTGCGCCATTTCGACTGGGACAAGTACGATACCTACCATTACATGTTCGAACCGAACAGCATGAGCGGTGAAAAACTGCTGGAAAACTTCATAAAGCTGCAGAAAGAAGTCTACAAAGGACGCGCTATCATGCGGCGCATGAAAGGCAAGCCCCTGAACTGGGTCTGGTTCGCGAACTACATGATGCACCGCTTCACGAAAAAGCTCACCCCCGAAATGTTTCTGTAA
- a CDS encoding PaaI family thioesterase — MNEASVFTVPVTVEELNTTQIVDGQMARHLGIEISEIGPGHMTAKMPVDHRTIQRMGILHGGASLALAETVGSIAASCCIDPETRFIVGQEINANHIRPVRDGFVHAKATPLHLGGSSQVWDIKITNDDGKLVCVSRFTVAVLKKKPK; from the coding sequence ATGAACGAAGCTTCTGTTTTCACCGTTCCCGTCACGGTAGAGGAACTTAATACGACGCAGATAGTCGACGGACAGATGGCCCGTCATCTCGGTATCGAGATATCCGAAATCGGCCCCGGGCACATGACGGCGAAAATGCCGGTCGACCATCGCACCATCCAGCGCATGGGTATCCTGCACGGCGGAGCCTCGCTTGCACTTGCCGAAACCGTAGGAAGCATCGCCGCGTCCTGCTGCATCGACCCCGAAACCCGTTTTATTGTCGGCCAGGAGATAAATGCCAACCATATCCGCCCGGTCAGGGACGGATTCGTGCATGCGAAAGCGACCCCTCTTCACCTCGGCGGCAGCTCGCAGGTATGGGACATCAAAATCACCAACGACGACGGCAAGCTGGTCTGCGTGAGCCGCTTTACTGTGGCTGTTCTGAAAAAAAAGCCGAAGTGA
- the ispD gene encoding 2-C-methyl-D-erythritol 4-phosphate cytidylyltransferase, translating into MSSYAIIAASGVGKRMKLQDGLSKQMLEIGGRSVIYHTLSAFERASSVDAVYIATKPDSIETLLAMAERDGFSKVKAVIEGGKERQDSIYNCIERIEKDMHSGKAAMPDAILVHDGARPFIQPEEIDDIAALSIAYGACVPATKPKDTIKYIGENPEFFGETLDRGRLVQVQTPQGFTAPLLIQAHRHAKLEQSYATDDAAIVERFFPAQRIRIYEMGYHNIKITTPEDIHLAEAILTKLRNERFLEEEPKK; encoded by the coding sequence ATGAGTTCATACGCCATAATCGCCGCAAGCGGCGTCGGAAAGCGAATGAAGCTTCAGGACGGCCTCAGCAAGCAAATGCTGGAAATCGGCGGCCGTTCGGTCATTTATCATACGCTTTCCGCATTCGAGCGGGCGTCATCCGTCGACGCCGTCTACATCGCCACGAAACCCGATTCAATCGAAACGCTGCTCGCCATGGCCGAGCGGGACGGTTTCTCAAAGGTAAAAGCAGTCATCGAGGGAGGCAAGGAACGTCAGGACTCCATCTACAACTGCATCGAGCGCATCGAAAAGGACATGCATTCCGGGAAAGCGGCAATGCCCGATGCGATTCTGGTCCACGACGGAGCCAGGCCTTTCATCCAGCCGGAAGAGATCGACGACATCGCTGCGCTCTCGATAGCGTACGGCGCCTGCGTCCCAGCGACGAAGCCCAAGGACACCATCAAGTATATCGGCGAGAATCCCGAATTTTTCGGAGAAACGCTGGACCGCGGGAGGCTGGTCCAGGTACAGACCCCGCAGGGATTCACGGCCCCCTTGCTCATACAGGCGCATCGCCATGCGAAACTCGAACAGAGCTACGCCACCGACGATGCGGCCATCGTGGAAAGGTTTTTTCCGGCGCAGCGCATCAGGATCTACGAGATGGGCTATCACAACATCAAGATCACGACGCCCGAGGATATTCATCTGGCTGAGGCGATACTGACGAAACTGCGAAACGAACGGTTTTTGGAGGAGGAACCGAAAAAGTAA